The Deltaproteobacteria bacterium IMCC39524 genomic interval CGTCAACATCGGCGAATTTGGCAATCGTCTGCTCAAGCACGGTTTTGCCGGTGCCAAAACCACCCGGCACCATGGCGACGCCCCCCTTCAGTAAAGGAAAGAGGAAATCAAGGCAGCGCTGGCCGGTGACCAGCGGCCTGGTCGGCGGCAATTTGCTCTGATAAGGCCGTGCCTTGCGCACCGGCCAACTGTGCCAGCCGTACAAGGGTTGCTTGTCTGCAAGTGTGGCGACAGGGTTCTCGAGAGTCAGCCTGCCCTCTTCAAGTTGCTGCAGCGTGCCATCTTGAGGCATCAGCAGCAGGTGTTCGATGTGACCTTCGCGAACCTTGGCAAAGGCCTCGCCTGAATGCAGGTGGTCACCTGATTTTTTATTTGTGGTGACTGCCCAGATTTTTTTGCGATCAATTGGAAAAGGGTTCTGACCGCTGCTGACAAAGTCGCCGCCATTCTCAAGCAGAAGAGGCAGAGGGCGCTGCAAGCCATCGAAAATGCCTCCGAGCAGGCCCGGCCCGAGGGCCACGGTCAGCGGACCACCGGCGGTTGTCACCGGCTCACCGATACCGAGGCCGCGGTTCTCTTCAAAGACCTGCACCGTGGCAATCTTATCATCAATACGGACCACTTCCCCGGTCAGGTGACTTGTGCCGACAAAGACACGGTCACCGATCTTCAGATCCAAAAGATCGACACAGACTGTGGCGCCGCTGATGCTGGTGACAGTACCGTTCATCGCTGCAACCTCACATGGTAACCAAGGGCTCTCTGCACCAGGCGCTGTAATTCGTCGCTCGGTGGTGTGCGCCTGTCGGCAGGAGCCGGCAAGGTGACCAGAACCCCGGGCCAACGATCCGTCAACTCCCGCAGCCTGATCGGGTCAAGCGTTTCAAGCAGACGGCTATCGGCAGCAATCACACCGACCTCGGGATCACTACAAGCCTGCTGGATTGCCTCCCAGGTGGCTTCAGGAAT includes:
- a CDS encoding V-type ATP synthase subunit F, giving the protein MKEILFLTCADSSPGFALTGVRQQTLIPEATWEAIQQACSDPEVGVIAADSRLLETLDPIRLRELTDRWPGVLVTLPAPADRRTPPSDELQRLVQRALGYHVRLQR